The following proteins are co-located in the Fimbriiglobus ruber genome:
- a CDS encoding complex I subunit 1/NuoH family protein, with protein MPHYRAAPVVETLAEYMPPWAAILCTAGVAAGLIVSFIGVSALMFIWAERKVSGRIQDRLGPTRTGPLGLLQSFADGIKLLTKEDTTPDIADHFLFRIAPYLAFCAAFAGFIALPFGKGVVPYELNAAAFFMLAVLSSEVFGVMLAGYASGSKWSLFGGVREAAQVVSYEVPRSLCVVIPICLAGTLDLTVIATQQQGWFWTWNIFHDPFTFLAFFIFFATATASCKRAPFDLAEAESELVGGFHTEYSGLRWSFFFMAEYGSMFAVSGLAALLYLGGWHTGVLPFEPSERFGMWAGNLLNAAVFIGKGSLLVLVMMWVRWSLPRLRIDQVMMTCLKYFLPISCGLLLGACAWQLYIPASAAEVVRYALAGGSALFVAGVLASLLVVKGDVPSGRLAGVWAKAPAAE; from the coding sequence GTGCCGCACTACAGGGCCGCGCCCGTGGTCGAAACGCTCGCCGAGTACATGCCGCCGTGGGCCGCGATTCTCTGCACGGCGGGGGTCGCGGCCGGGTTGATCGTGTCGTTCATCGGCGTGTCCGCCTTGATGTTCATCTGGGCCGAGCGGAAGGTCTCCGGCCGCATTCAAGACCGCCTCGGGCCGACGCGGACCGGTCCCCTCGGCTTGCTCCAATCCTTTGCGGACGGCATCAAGCTCCTGACCAAGGAAGACACCACGCCGGACATCGCGGACCACTTCCTTTTTCGCATTGCTCCTTATCTCGCGTTTTGTGCCGCGTTCGCGGGGTTCATCGCGTTACCCTTTGGTAAGGGGGTCGTGCCCTACGAATTGAACGCGGCGGCGTTTTTCATGCTCGCGGTTCTATCCAGTGAAGTCTTTGGCGTGATGCTGGCGGGGTACGCCTCGGGCAGCAAGTGGTCGCTGTTCGGCGGCGTGCGGGAGGCGGCCCAGGTGGTGAGCTACGAGGTGCCGCGGTCGCTCTGCGTGGTGATCCCCATCTGCCTGGCGGGGACGCTCGACCTGACAGTCATCGCCACCCAGCAACAAGGCTGGTTTTGGACCTGGAACATCTTCCACGACCCGTTCACGTTCCTGGCGTTCTTCATCTTCTTCGCGACGGCGACGGCGAGTTGCAAGCGAGCCCCGTTCGACCTGGCCGAAGCCGAGAGCGAACTGGTCGGCGGGTTCCACACCGAGTACAGCGGCCTCCGCTGGTCGTTCTTTTTCATGGCCGAGTACGGCAGTATGTTCGCGGTGAGCGGGCTGGCCGCGCTCCTGTACCTGGGCGGGTGGCACACGGGCGTGTTGCCGTTCGAGCCGAGTGAGCGGTTCGGGATGTGGGCCGGGAATCTGCTGAACGCCGCGGTGTTTATCGGCAAAGGATCGTTACTTGTGCTGGTCATGATGTGGGTCCGCTGGTCGCTTCCCCGCCTGCGGATCGACCAGGTGATGATGACCTGTCTGAAATACTTCCTGCCGATCAGCTGCGGCTTGCTGCTGGGCGCGTGTGCGTGGCAGTTGTATATCCCCGCTTCGGCGGCCGAAGTCGTGCGGTATGCCCTGGCCGGTGGGTCGGCGTTGTTCGTCGCGGGCGTCCTCGCGAGCTTATTGGTCGTGAAAGGTGACGTCCCGAGCGGGCGCCTCGCTGGCGTGTGGGCCAAGGCGCCGGCGGCCGAATGA
- a CDS encoding PQQ-binding-like beta-propeller repeat protein, whose translation MGPNRDAVWSETGILDAFPANGPKVLWRVPIGGGYSGPAVAGGKVFVADKILKGGAKDPANLFDTKTKVEATERVLCFDAKTGKEIWKHEYACPYQVSYPAGPRCTPTVSGGKVYTLGAMGDLLCLDAEKGKVIWQKNFPKDYAAKVPIWGFAAHPLVYKNLLICLVGGDGSVVVAFDKETGKEVWKNLSAPEPGYCPPTLIEVGGKPQLIIWHSTKINGLNPETGSLYWSEPLKPNSGMSIMAPRKEGDYLYAGGNGGCQAVLKLSETKPEATIVWQQDAVPQGKKAGPLGMAPINMTPFIEGGVIYGVDQPGMFRAVELKTGKRLWYSFMPVIGKDEDEEYKQAATGTAFVIKHADRFFLFAETGDLIIAKLSPKGYEEIGRARLLDPTGPSFGRKVVWSYPAFAEKCVFARNDKEIVCVSLAKE comes from the coding sequence ATGGGCCCGAATCGGGATGCCGTCTGGTCCGAGACGGGAATCCTCGACGCCTTCCCAGCCAACGGGCCCAAAGTCCTATGGCGAGTTCCGATTGGCGGCGGGTACTCCGGGCCGGCCGTAGCGGGCGGGAAGGTTTTTGTGGCCGACAAGATCCTGAAGGGGGGAGCAAAAGACCCGGCGAACCTATTCGATACCAAAACGAAGGTCGAAGCCACAGAGCGGGTACTCTGCTTCGACGCCAAGACCGGCAAGGAAATCTGGAAGCACGAATACGCCTGTCCCTACCAAGTCAGTTACCCGGCCGGCCCTCGATGTACCCCGACCGTGAGCGGGGGCAAAGTCTACACGCTGGGGGCGATGGGCGATCTTCTTTGCCTTGACGCTGAGAAGGGCAAAGTGATTTGGCAGAAGAACTTCCCAAAGGACTACGCCGCGAAGGTTCCGATTTGGGGATTTGCTGCTCACCCGCTTGTTTACAAGAATCTCCTGATCTGCTTGGTCGGCGGCGACGGAAGCGTGGTCGTTGCATTTGACAAGGAAACCGGGAAAGAAGTTTGGAAAAACTTGTCCGCACCGGAGCCGGGTTACTGCCCGCCGACGTTGATCGAAGTCGGCGGAAAACCGCAGCTGATAATTTGGCACTCCACAAAGATCAATGGGTTGAACCCGGAGACCGGCTCTCTGTATTGGTCCGAACCTCTCAAGCCAAATTCGGGCATGTCGATCATGGCCCCGCGAAAAGAGGGAGATTACCTGTATGCGGGCGGGAATGGCGGATGCCAAGCCGTCTTAAAACTCAGTGAGACGAAGCCGGAAGCAACGATCGTTTGGCAACAAGATGCGGTGCCGCAAGGCAAAAAAGCCGGACCTCTCGGAATGGCCCCGATCAACATGACTCCGTTCATTGAAGGGGGCGTGATCTATGGGGTCGACCAGCCAGGAATGTTCCGGGCTGTCGAACTCAAGACCGGAAAAAGGCTTTGGTACAGTTTCATGCCCGTGATCGGCAAAGACGAGGACGAGGAGTACAAACAAGCGGCGACCGGCACCGCTTTCGTAATCAAACACGCAGATCGGTTTTTCCTGTTCGCAGAAACGGGGGATCTGATCATCGCCAAGCTATCGCCGAAAGGCTACGAAGAGATTGGTCGGGCGAGGCTTCTCGATCCGACGGGGCCATCGTTCGGTCGCAAGGTCGTATGGAGTTACCCGGCATTCGCAGAAAAGTGCGTCTTCGCCCGCAACGACAAGGAGATCGTCTGCGTTTCTCTGGCAAAGGAATGA
- a CDS encoding ATP-binding protein yields the protein MTTPGGLAAGLAFLPVWLNDAKDSNALDTLLSAWVRASGWRAAGMVWPVDTNPGVQLIARPDGIERLAQIPPELPEVMKSLRTGSITVVWAVPGTSGRLYTLITPHGREPGVIWAERGPGEPWTEAERNYVKLAARLIERSPALAVHIGPVVDPERLQQRLTDASVIAGRMAHDFDNILTGIIGFADLSVPLLPAGSQQAKFVGEISKVGHRGIAFTQQLHQLNRSGQPRPQPASVAAAVAREEARIRTMVQSGVQVVSAIPSQLSAVAIDASPLGVVVGHLLDNAAEATPAHGRIIVSARLVELSPVDAKGYLGQVGPGPHIELTVQDSGPGIKSDVRAKLFADPFYTTKVRHRGLGLAIVYRAVCAHRGGVRIDQVAAPETGTIARIVLPPAAARPAVMPAVQTSPAASTIVI from the coding sequence ATGACCACGCCTGGCGGTTTAGCTGCCGGTCTGGCTTTCCTCCCTGTCTGGCTAAACGACGCGAAAGACTCGAACGCGCTCGACACATTGTTGAGCGCGTGGGTCCGGGCGTCCGGTTGGCGGGCGGCGGGGATGGTTTGGCCGGTCGATACGAATCCCGGGGTGCAATTGATTGCACGCCCGGACGGAATTGAAAGACTCGCACAAATACCGCCCGAACTTCCCGAGGTGATGAAGTCACTCCGGACGGGAAGCATCACGGTGGTGTGGGCAGTACCCGGTACGTCCGGCCGATTGTACACGCTCATCACCCCCCACGGCCGCGAACCCGGTGTTATCTGGGCCGAGCGGGGTCCGGGGGAGCCGTGGACTGAAGCCGAGCGGAATTACGTCAAGCTCGCGGCCCGGCTCATCGAACGGTCGCCCGCGTTGGCCGTCCACATCGGGCCGGTCGTCGACCCGGAACGGCTCCAACAACGGTTGACGGACGCGTCCGTGATCGCCGGGCGGATGGCTCACGACTTCGACAACATCTTGACCGGGATCATCGGGTTCGCCGATTTGTCCGTCCCCTTGCTCCCCGCCGGGTCGCAACAGGCTAAATTCGTCGGCGAAATCAGTAAGGTCGGGCACCGCGGTATCGCGTTCACCCAGCAGTTACACCAGCTCAACCGGAGCGGCCAGCCGCGCCCGCAACCCGCGTCCGTCGCCGCCGCCGTCGCACGGGAAGAAGCACGGATTCGGACGATGGTTCAGTCCGGCGTCCAGGTGGTGTCCGCGATCCCGTCGCAGCTCAGTGCGGTCGCGATCGACGCGTCCCCGCTGGGCGTGGTCGTGGGTCACTTGCTCGACAACGCGGCCGAGGCGACGCCGGCCCACGGCCGGATCATCGTGTCCGCCCGTCTCGTCGAACTTTCGCCGGTGGATGCCAAGGGCTATCTGGGGCAGGTCGGCCCGGGACCGCACATCGAGCTGACGGTTCAGGACTCGGGTCCGGGGATAAAATCCGACGTCCGCGCGAAATTGTTCGCAGATCCGTTCTATACGACTAAAGTCCGACACCGCGGGTTGGGTCTCGCGATCGTATACCGGGCGGTGTGTGCGCACCGCGGGGGCGTCCGGATCGATCAGGTCGCCGCCCCGGAAACGGGCACGATCGCTCGAATCGTACTCCCGCCGGCCGCCGCCCGGCCCGCCGTTATGCCCGCGGTCCAGACGTCACCCGCCGCTTCCACCATCGTAATTTAA
- a CDS encoding bile acid:sodium symporter family protein produces the protein MRDRIQAVSHFVHAHFLWLLIGSYAVAAVVPGPGLGIRSLSFGAVAVAGQRTTLTLPVVLLAFLIFNAGLGVRSSELRGLVRAPLPLALGLAANLLVPVAFIFAVAQTMQLWHNADEVQNILVGLALVASMPIAGSSTAWAQNANGDLALSLGLVLLSTLFSPLTTPVALHAVGWMAAGEYAENLHSLATGETGSFLVVSVVMPCIAGLVVRQVAGGARVEAVRPALRLLNTAALLVLNYANAAVSLPQAIAHPDWDFLAAILVVVIGLCTLAFASGAVVGWATGTGPTRRASLMFGLGMNNNGTGLVLASMALADHPDVLLPIIFYNLFQHLAAGCVDYLLSRSAPEETV, from the coding sequence ATGCGGGACCGGATCCAGGCTGTTTCGCACTTCGTTCACGCCCACTTCCTCTGGCTCCTGATCGGGTCGTATGCCGTCGCCGCGGTGGTTCCGGGGCCGGGTCTGGGAATTCGGAGTCTGTCGTTCGGCGCGGTCGCCGTGGCGGGCCAACGGACCACCCTGACCCTGCCCGTCGTGCTGCTCGCGTTCCTCATCTTCAATGCCGGGTTGGGGGTGCGGTCGAGCGAGCTGCGGGGGCTCGTCCGCGCGCCGCTGCCGCTCGCCTTGGGACTGGCCGCCAACTTGTTGGTGCCGGTCGCGTTCATTTTCGCCGTCGCTCAGACGATGCAGCTGTGGCACAACGCGGACGAGGTGCAGAACATTCTGGTCGGCTTGGCCCTGGTTGCGTCGATGCCGATCGCCGGGTCGTCGACCGCGTGGGCTCAGAACGCGAACGGGGATCTGGCCCTCAGTCTCGGGCTTGTCCTGCTGTCCACCCTGTTCAGCCCCCTGACCACGCCGGTCGCCCTGCACGCGGTCGGCTGGATGGCGGCCGGCGAGTACGCCGAGAACTTGCACTCCCTCGCGACCGGGGAAACAGGGAGCTTCCTGGTCGTATCGGTGGTTATGCCGTGCATTGCGGGGTTGGTCGTTCGGCAGGTGGCCGGCGGTGCGCGAGTGGAAGCCGTTCGCCCGGCCCTGCGACTCCTGAACACGGCCGCGCTACTCGTACTGAATTACGCGAACGCGGCGGTGTCGCTGCCGCAGGCGATCGCCCACCCGGACTGGGATTTTCTCGCCGCGATCCTCGTGGTGGTGATCGGCCTCTGCACGCTCGCGTTCGCGTCGGGGGCGGTGGTCGGCTGGGCGACCGGCACCGGGCCGACGCGGCGGGCGTCGTTGATGTTCGGGCTGGGAATGAACAACAATGGGACCGGGCTGGTACTCGCCTCGATGGCCCTCGCCGACCACCCGGACGTACTCCTGCCGATCATCTTTTACAACTTGTTCCAGCACCTGGCGGCCGGGTGCGTCGACTACCTGTTGAGCCGATCCGCACCCGAAGAAACAGTCTAA
- a CDS encoding 30S ribosomal protein S1: MANRTLLRQFDSDETEREIEELFQEDWLREELQVFESNKIVTGKVLDIRGDDVVIDIGYKSEGLIKLDEWRDEGGDLVAVPKPGDTVEVLLETVEGEDGSIALSYRKAKRQKEWEAILSKHKEGDVVTGGVTKKIKGGLLVNIGVNVFLPASQVDIRRPPDIGEYIGQTIQCMILKIDEQRRNIVVSRRKLIEVMRERMKKELLSELAIGQVRKGIVKNIADFGAFVDLGGIDGLLHITDMGWHRVTNPHDVVKINQELEVYILGIDREKEKIALSLKHKTPSPWQNIETKYPIGTKHTGEVVNIMPYGAFVKLEPGIEGLVHISEMSWTKRISHPNEVVSSGDKVEVQVLNINHDKKEISLGMKQCQQNPWDEVAKKYPPNTQITGTVRNLTSYGAFIEIEEGIDGLLHVSDMSWVRKVSNPSEVVQKGQKVTCVVLSVDQERKRVALGLKQMANDPWEGDIPGRYKPGQKVSGKVTKLTNFGVFVELEQGLEGLLHISELSDDKIESPEEVVKVGDEIEVKVLRVDAKDRKIGLSKRNVDDPTVPDDIPDHPLEDMPTEPAAKPAKSEKADKGEKGEKADKGGGDTKRELRGGTGAGGLLIQMPPTGEEPAK; this comes from the coding sequence ATGGCTAACCGTACTCTGCTCCGCCAGTTCGACAGTGACGAAACCGAACGCGAGATCGAGGAACTCTTCCAGGAGGACTGGCTCCGGGAAGAACTTCAGGTTTTCGAATCGAACAAGATCGTCACCGGCAAAGTTCTCGACATCCGCGGCGACGACGTCGTTATCGACATCGGGTACAAGTCCGAAGGCCTGATCAAGCTGGACGAGTGGCGCGACGAGGGCGGCGATCTGGTCGCCGTCCCCAAGCCGGGCGACACCGTCGAAGTCCTCCTGGAAACGGTCGAGGGCGAAGACGGTAGTATCGCCCTGTCGTACCGCAAGGCGAAGCGGCAGAAGGAATGGGAGGCGATCCTTTCCAAGCACAAGGAAGGGGACGTCGTCACCGGCGGGGTCACCAAGAAGATCAAGGGCGGCCTGCTGGTCAACATCGGGGTCAACGTCTTCCTGCCCGCGAGCCAGGTCGACATCCGCCGCCCGCCGGACATCGGCGAGTACATCGGCCAGACCATCCAGTGCATGATCCTCAAGATCGACGAGCAGCGGCGGAACATCGTCGTCAGCCGCCGCAAGCTGATCGAGGTCATGCGCGAGCGGATGAAGAAAGAGCTCCTCTCCGAACTGGCGATCGGCCAGGTCCGCAAGGGGATCGTCAAGAACATCGCCGACTTCGGCGCGTTCGTCGACCTCGGCGGGATCGACGGCCTGTTGCACATCACGGACATGGGCTGGCACCGCGTCACCAACCCGCACGACGTGGTTAAGATCAACCAGGAACTCGAGGTCTACATCCTCGGGATCGACCGCGAGAAGGAAAAGATCGCCCTCTCGCTGAAGCACAAGACGCCGAGCCCGTGGCAGAACATCGAGACGAAGTACCCGATCGGCACCAAGCACACCGGGGAAGTCGTCAACATCATGCCGTACGGGGCGTTCGTCAAACTCGAGCCCGGCATCGAGGGCCTCGTCCACATCTCCGAGATGTCGTGGACGAAGCGGATCAGCCACCCGAACGAGGTCGTGTCGTCCGGCGACAAGGTCGAAGTTCAGGTGCTGAACATCAACCACGACAAGAAGGAAATCTCGCTCGGCATGAAGCAGTGCCAGCAGAACCCGTGGGACGAGGTCGCCAAGAAGTACCCGCCGAACACGCAGATCACCGGCACCGTCCGGAACCTGACCAGCTACGGCGCCTTCATCGAGATCGAAGAGGGGATCGACGGCCTCCTGCACGTCAGCGACATGAGCTGGGTGCGGAAGGTGTCGAACCCGAGCGAAGTCGTCCAGAAGGGCCAGAAGGTTACCTGCGTGGTGCTGAGCGTCGACCAGGAGCGGAAGCGGGTCGCCCTCGGCCTCAAGCAGATGGCCAACGACCCGTGGGAAGGGGACATCCCGGGCCGATACAAGCCGGGCCAGAAGGTCAGCGGGAAAGTCACCAAGCTCACCAACTTCGGCGTGTTCGTCGAACTGGAACAGGGTCTCGAAGGCCTGCTCCACATCAGCGAACTGTCGGACGACAAGATCGAGTCGCCGGAAGAAGTCGTCAAGGTCGGCGACGAGATCGAGGTCAAGGTCCTCCGCGTGGACGCCAAGGACCGCAAGATCGGGCTGAGCAAGCGGAACGTGGACGACCCCACGGTCCCGGACGACATCCCCGATCACCCGCTCGAAGACATGCCCACCGAACCGGCCGCCAAGCCGGCCAAGAGCGAAAAGGCTGACAAGGGCGAAAAGGGTGAAAAGGCTGACAAGGGCGGCGGCGATACGAAGCGCGAACTGCGCGGCGGCACCGGCGCCGGCGGCCTGCTCATTCAAATGCCCCCGACCGGCGAAGAGCCCGCAAAGTAA
- a CDS encoding HEAT repeat domain-containing protein: protein MPRSTRWVIVAVALAAIAPCTRADDDPEFNGRKMTEWMRLLKEDTTPRIRRAAAVALGQIGAENRPQLPIILGALGRALRNDAAPVVRQQAAAVLGQQKDESALVVVPDLTESLRVEKEPGVRREVATALGRYGKFAKPAVIPLTASLKDTDPAVRAAAADALGRIGADASAALPELSPLLKEKDKSVRQAAVFALGRIEPDDKTGPADTLIGMLMSETDLDIRRELVLALGFLGEKTVSVVASLAGVLAQDKDVELRREVVLILAKFGPVSRSAESELKKAFREDKDKLIRAYAVRALGAAYGTDSPQLITLLAEGLKADPDFEVRVAIAEELGATGQYGKAALPYLRQAQRDPQIKVREAATAALKQIERPAVRIKP from the coding sequence ATGCCCCGTTCCACACGCTGGGTCATAGTCGCAGTCGCGCTGGCGGCGATCGCTCCCTGCACGCGGGCGGACGACGATCCCGAATTTAACGGCCGCAAGATGACGGAATGGATGCGGCTCCTCAAAGAAGACACGACCCCGCGGATTCGCCGCGCGGCGGCCGTGGCACTCGGACAAATTGGGGCCGAGAACAGGCCGCAGTTGCCAATCATTCTGGGGGCCCTCGGCCGGGCCTTGCGGAACGACGCGGCCCCGGTCGTCCGGCAGCAAGCCGCTGCCGTGCTCGGCCAACAGAAGGACGAGAGTGCCCTGGTCGTCGTTCCGGACCTGACCGAATCACTCCGGGTCGAGAAGGAACCGGGTGTCCGGCGGGAGGTCGCGACGGCGTTGGGACGGTACGGGAAGTTCGCGAAGCCGGCGGTCATCCCCCTGACCGCTTCTCTCAAGGACACCGACCCCGCCGTCCGCGCGGCCGCCGCCGACGCGCTCGGACGGATCGGAGCCGACGCGTCAGCCGCACTGCCAGAGCTGTCTCCTCTATTAAAGGAAAAAGACAAAAGCGTCCGGCAGGCGGCTGTGTTCGCGCTCGGGCGGATCGAGCCGGACGATAAAACCGGTCCGGCCGACACGCTCATCGGAATGCTTATGTCGGAAACCGATCTCGATATTCGCCGTGAGCTGGTACTGGCCCTGGGATTCCTCGGAGAAAAAACGGTATCCGTGGTCGCGTCGTTGGCCGGTGTTTTGGCCCAAGACAAAGATGTCGAGCTGCGGCGGGAAGTCGTTCTCATACTTGCCAAATTTGGACCGGTTTCGCGTTCAGCTGAGTCGGAGCTGAAAAAGGCTTTCCGAGAAGACAAAGACAAACTGATACGGGCTTATGCGGTGCGTGCTCTCGGTGCGGCCTACGGAACCGATTCGCCTCAATTAATTACGCTGTTAGCTGAAGGACTCAAAGCCGATCCCGATTTTGAGGTGAGAGTTGCAATTGCCGAGGAACTGGGTGCAACCGGGCAATACGGAAAGGCGGCATTACCGTATCTGCGTCAAGCTCAGAGAGACCCACAAATTAAAGTTCGTGAAGCGGCGACCGCGGCCCTCAAACAAATTGAGCGCCCGGCTGTCAGGATTAAGCCCTAA
- a CDS encoding protein kinase domain-containing protein codes for MLEPLGRGGFGEVWKCEAPGGLHKAIKFVPNGQTEGEGQSFRQEFEAFQHIKAIRHPFLLTLERVELIEGDLVMVMELADQQLQDRFVECATQRLPGIPRQELLMYLVDAAEALDYIGSKYGLQHLDVKPANLFLVSGHVKLGITGSSARSGRRPPRSIRPAG; via the coding sequence TTGCTCGAACCCCTTGGCCGGGGTGGGTTTGGCGAAGTTTGGAAATGTGAGGCTCCGGGCGGCCTGCACAAAGCGATCAAGTTCGTCCCCAACGGTCAGACCGAGGGAGAAGGCCAGTCGTTTCGACAAGAGTTTGAAGCCTTTCAACACATCAAAGCGATTCGCCACCCGTTCCTACTCACCTTGGAACGCGTCGAATTGATCGAGGGTGATTTGGTCATGGTCATGGAGCTGGCCGACCAGCAACTCCAGGACCGATTTGTCGAATGTGCCACGCAGCGACTGCCCGGCATTCCGCGGCAAGAATTGCTCATGTACCTGGTCGATGCGGCCGAGGCCCTCGATTATATCGGCTCGAAGTACGGGCTGCAGCACCTCGACGTTAAGCCGGCCAACCTCTTTCTGGTGAGCGGGCACGTCAAACTCGGGATTACGGGCTCGTCGGCACGTTCCGGTCGGCGACCGCCAAGGTCGATCAGGCCCGCGGGCTGA
- a CDS encoding pyridoxal phosphate-dependent decarboxylase family protein yields MDRARYDAFVKTFFECDPVAVTDVFREFLAAMAAEEALPPGHHMSQNYDTAQANPEIHLLPGNLKDARDAIFPYFWGTDGWSSKLHLENVRGPANYASLIGAIACLLKNPNLCTDSYSQRSNELEVKAITALANLVFYHTQDPWGVFTIGGTISNMYGAKIGIEKVLPVAMRKGLQGQTVTGICSEAAHYCATTISGWLGIGTENLHEIPTDAALAIRLDLLAAKLDELYQRGSKVAFVIATFGTTDAFGIDDVAAIRKLVDEKAAQYGVPAPQLHADAAVGWGICFLNEYDFERNLLQLSPDLKPVLARIHQMCAGLQFADSVTLDFHKTGRGHYPSSAFIVNRKDDLKYLARSKDDTPYFPEADSRRDPALFTLETSRPGLGPYMVMASLNGIGLQGWQMLMSRSLELAHYLKQRLDKLDYCMVLNEETVGSNVVFWVLPKGRNAKQIFAALEAGTLPPEDAQRYMAEVHRLFSKRERALDPALDARLSFTTGIGYRPHGHDLPAWKAVFFNPKTDEGVIDRLIYSIEELV; encoded by the coding sequence ATGGACCGTGCCCGATACGACGCGTTCGTCAAAACGTTCTTCGAGTGCGACCCGGTAGCCGTCACCGACGTCTTCCGGGAGTTCCTCGCGGCCATGGCGGCCGAGGAGGCACTGCCGCCGGGGCACCACATGTCGCAGAACTACGACACCGCCCAGGCGAACCCCGAAATCCATCTACTGCCGGGCAACCTCAAGGACGCGAGAGATGCCATCTTCCCCTATTTCTGGGGGACCGACGGGTGGTCGAGCAAGTTGCACCTGGAAAACGTCCGCGGCCCGGCGAATTACGCCTCTCTGATCGGGGCCATCGCCTGCCTGCTCAAAAACCCGAACCTCTGCACGGATAGTTATAGCCAGCGGTCGAACGAGCTGGAGGTGAAAGCGATCACCGCCCTGGCCAACCTGGTCTTTTACCACACCCAGGACCCGTGGGGCGTGTTCACGATCGGCGGGACGATTTCAAACATGTACGGGGCCAAGATCGGCATCGAAAAGGTGTTGCCCGTGGCGATGCGGAAAGGCTTACAAGGGCAAACAGTCACCGGGATTTGCTCCGAAGCCGCCCACTATTGCGCGACGACGATTTCCGGGTGGCTCGGGATCGGCACGGAGAATCTGCACGAAATTCCCACGGACGCCGCGCTGGCGATCCGCCTCGATCTCCTCGCCGCGAAACTCGACGAACTGTACCAGCGCGGCTCGAAGGTCGCATTCGTCATCGCCACGTTCGGAACGACGGACGCCTTCGGCATTGATGACGTGGCTGCGATCCGAAAACTCGTTGACGAAAAGGCCGCCCAGTACGGCGTACCCGCGCCTCAACTCCACGCGGACGCGGCCGTGGGCTGGGGCATCTGTTTCTTGAACGAATACGACTTTGAACGAAACCTACTCCAGCTCTCGCCCGATTTAAAGCCGGTACTCGCCCGCATTCATCAGATGTGCGCGGGACTCCAGTTCGCGGACAGCGTGACGCTGGATTTTCACAAGACCGGCCGCGGCCACTATCCCAGCAGCGCGTTCATCGTCAACCGCAAAGACGACCTCAAGTACCTCGCCCGGAGCAAAGACGACACGCCGTATTTTCCCGAAGCGGACAGCCGCCGGGATCCGGCCCTGTTCACGCTCGAAACCTCCCGGCCGGGTCTCGGGCCGTATATGGTGATGGCGTCGCTGAACGGGATCGGCCTCCAGGGCTGGCAGATGTTGATGTCGCGCTCCCTGGAACTCGCTCATTACCTCAAGCAGCGCCTCGACAAACTCGACTATTGCATGGTGCTGAACGAGGAAACGGTCGGCTCGAACGTCGTGTTTTGGGTGCTGCCCAAGGGGCGGAACGCCAAGCAGATCTTCGCGGCACTGGAGGCCGGAACCCTCCCCCCGGAAGACGCCCAGCGTTACATGGCGGAAGTCCACCGGCTATTCTCCAAGCGCGAGCGGGCGCTCGACCCCGCGCTCGATGCCCGCCTCAGCTTCACCACGGGCATCGGCTACCGACCCCACGGGCACGACCTGCCGGCGTGGAAAGCCGTCTTCTTCAACCCGAAGACAGACGAGGGTGTCATCGACCGGCTCATCTACAGCATCGAAGAGCTGGTGTAG